Proteins encoded together in one Bradyrhizobium sp. PSBB068 window:
- the gfa gene encoding S-(hydroxymethyl)glutathione synthase has translation MTVHIHPSVDNGVKQGSGSFAGGTLVCKCADKKVKVGIKGDVAHNHACGCTKCWKPSGATFSVVAVVPRENVTVLENGDKLKIVDAAAVIQRHACTGCGTHMYGRIENKGHPFYGLDFIHPELFQEQGSAAPGFAAFVSSVIESGVKPADMAGIRSRLKELGLEPYDCLSPALMDAIATHVAKSKAA, from the coding sequence ATGACTGTTCATATCCACCCGTCGGTCGACAATGGCGTCAAACAAGGCTCAGGCAGTTTTGCCGGCGGCACGCTCGTCTGCAAATGCGCGGACAAGAAGGTCAAGGTCGGGATCAAGGGCGATGTCGCCCACAACCATGCCTGCGGCTGCACCAAGTGCTGGAAGCCTTCGGGCGCCACCTTCTCGGTGGTCGCAGTCGTGCCGCGCGAGAACGTCACCGTGCTGGAGAACGGCGACAAGCTGAAGATCGTGGATGCCGCCGCGGTGATCCAGCGCCATGCATGCACCGGATGCGGCACCCACATGTACGGCCGGATCGAGAACAAGGGCCATCCGTTCTATGGCCTCGACTTCATCCATCCCGAGCTGTTCCAGGAGCAAGGCTCGGCGGCACCGGGATTTGCCGCCTTCGTGTCGTCGGTGATCGAGTCCGGCGTCAAGCCGGCCGATATGGCCGGGATCCGGTCGCGCCTGAAGGAGCTTGGGCTCGAGCCCTATGACTGCCTGTCGCCGGCGTTGATGGACGCGATCGCCACCCACGTCGCGAAATCCAAAGCCGCCTGA
- a CDS encoding HAMP domain-containing protein yields the protein MWQKLSLRARINLLLALILALGLSINIARLVLEAGPRVQAEDQSVIRLAREFVTTIVAGLDEAPDPDARLDRIVQDLSRLRHVSITRQDDATAKSPERAEEPTDPRAPPEWFVALVHPEQTSVRVPISVHGKPQSLVITSHPDDEIAEIWDGIVTQLEVGSAIALALFLVTMLVVGRALAPLEALSQAMIGIEAGDYDARVEPGGSPELAAICAKLNHLAATLGEAVDSKRQLAERAVSLQDSERKEIARELHDEFGPYLFALRAHAGALTRLSEVDKADPAALRKHGNAILEQVNALQQFTRRILERLRPVGLAELGLAEALGALVRLWSETHPEVEIDSRISPDLGDTGEMADLTIYRIVQEALTNVFRHAGATAVDITIEPAERQTGLRGSRGCALVRVRDNGRGLLRDHRLGRGLTGMQERILALGGSLKINSTDDGVTVEALVPKAATAASI from the coding sequence ACCTCGCGTACAGGCAGAAGACCAAAGTGTTATCAGGCTGGCGCGCGAGTTTGTTACGACCATCGTGGCTGGTCTCGACGAGGCGCCGGATCCGGATGCGCGGCTCGACCGGATCGTGCAGGACCTGAGCCGGCTGCGTCACGTCAGCATCACGCGGCAGGATGACGCGACCGCAAAGTCTCCCGAGCGAGCTGAGGAGCCCACCGATCCGCGCGCTCCGCCGGAGTGGTTCGTCGCGCTGGTTCATCCCGAGCAGACCTCGGTGCGGGTGCCGATCTCGGTCCACGGCAAGCCGCAATCGCTTGTCATCACCTCGCATCCCGACGACGAAATCGCCGAGATCTGGGACGGCATCGTCACCCAGCTCGAAGTCGGCTCCGCGATCGCGCTCGCGCTTTTCTTGGTCACCATGCTTGTTGTCGGCCGTGCATTGGCGCCGTTGGAGGCATTGTCGCAGGCCATGATCGGCATCGAGGCCGGGGATTACGACGCGCGGGTCGAGCCCGGCGGCTCGCCTGAATTGGCGGCGATATGTGCCAAACTGAACCATTTGGCGGCGACGCTCGGCGAGGCCGTGGACAGCAAACGGCAGCTCGCCGAACGTGCCGTCTCGCTGCAGGATTCCGAGCGCAAGGAGATCGCGCGCGAGCTGCACGATGAGTTCGGGCCCTATCTGTTTGCGCTGCGCGCACATGCCGGCGCGCTGACCCGACTGTCGGAGGTGGACAAGGCTGACCCTGCGGCATTGCGCAAGCACGGCAACGCCATCCTCGAGCAGGTCAATGCGCTCCAGCAGTTTACCCGCCGCATCCTGGAGCGATTGCGGCCGGTAGGGTTGGCCGAGCTCGGGCTTGCGGAAGCGCTTGGCGCGCTGGTGCGGTTGTGGAGCGAGACGCACCCGGAGGTGGAGATCGACAGCCGAATTTCGCCTGATCTCGGTGATACCGGCGAGATGGCCGATCTGACGATCTATCGCATCGTTCAGGAAGCCCTCACCAACGTGTTCCGTCACGCCGGCGCGACGGCGGTCGATATCACGATCGAGCCCGCGGAGCGGCAGACCGGCCTGCGCGGCAGCCGCGGCTGCGCGCTGGTGCGGGTTCGCGACAATGGCCGCGGGCTGCTAAGGGATCACAGGCTTGGGCGCGGTTTGACCGGCATGCAGGAACGGATCCTCGCGCTCGGCGGCTCGCTCAAGATCAACTCCACCGATGATGGCGTGACGGTCGAAGCGCTGGTGCCGAAGGCTGCTACCGCGGCCAGTATTTGA
- a CDS encoding S-(hydroxymethyl)glutathione dehydrogenase/class III alcohol dehydrogenase: MKTRAAVAFEAKKPLEIVELDLEGPKAGEVLVEIKATGICHTDAYTLDGFDSEGIFPSILGHEGAGIVREVGAGVTSVKPGDHVIPLYTPECRQCKSCLSQKTNLCTAIRATQGKGVMPDGTSRFSYKGKTVFHYMGCSTFSNFTVLPEIAVAKIREDAPFDKSCYIGCGVTTGVGAVVNTAKVTPGSNVVVFGLGGIGLNVIQGAKMVGADKIIGVDINDAKDAWGRQFGMTHFVNPTKMQGDIVQHLVGLTDGGADYTFDCTGNTNVMRQALEACHRGWGVSVVIGVAESGKEIATRPFQLVTGRVWKGTAFGGARGRTDVPKIVDWYMNGKIQIDPMITHVLKLDEINKGFDLMHEGKSIRSVVVF, translated from the coding sequence ATGAAGACCCGCGCCGCAGTCGCATTCGAAGCCAAGAAGCCGCTTGAGATCGTCGAGCTCGACCTGGAAGGCCCGAAGGCCGGCGAGGTCCTGGTCGAGATCAAGGCGACGGGCATCTGTCACACCGATGCCTATACGCTCGACGGCTTCGACAGCGAAGGCATCTTCCCCTCGATCCTCGGGCATGAAGGTGCCGGCATCGTCCGCGAAGTCGGCGCCGGTGTGACGTCGGTCAAGCCGGGCGATCACGTGATCCCGCTCTACACGCCGGAATGCCGCCAGTGCAAAAGCTGCCTGAGCCAGAAGACCAATCTCTGCACCGCGATCCGCGCCACCCAGGGCAAGGGCGTGATGCCCGACGGCACCTCGCGCTTCAGCTACAAGGGCAAGACGGTCTTCCACTACATGGGCTGCTCGACCTTCTCGAACTTCACCGTACTGCCCGAGATCGCGGTGGCCAAGATTCGCGAGGACGCGCCGTTCGACAAGAGCTGCTACATCGGCTGCGGCGTCACCACCGGCGTTGGCGCGGTGGTCAACACCGCCAAGGTGACGCCGGGCTCCAACGTCGTCGTGTTCGGTCTCGGCGGCATCGGCCTCAACGTGATCCAGGGCGCCAAGATGGTCGGCGCCGACAAGATCATCGGTGTCGACATCAATGACGCGAAGGATGCCTGGGGCCGCCAGTTCGGCATGACGCATTTCGTCAACCCGACCAAGATGCAGGGTGACATCGTCCAGCATCTGGTCGGCCTGACCGACGGCGGCGCCGACTACACCTTCGACTGCACCGGCAACACCAATGTGATGCGCCAGGCGCTGGAAGCCTGCCATCGCGGCTGGGGCGTCTCGGTCGTGATCGGCGTTGCGGAATCCGGCAAGGAGATCGCGACCCGGCCGTTCCAGCTCGTCACCGGGCGGGTCTGGAAGGGCACCGCGTTCGGCGGCGCGCGCGGTCGCACCGACGTGCCGAAGATCGTCGACTGGTACATGAACGGAAAGATCCAGATCGATCCGATGATCACCCATGTGCTCAAGCTCGACGAGATCAACAAGGGCTTCGACCTGATGCACGAGGGCAAGTCGATCCGTTCGGTCGTCGTATTCTGA
- a CDS encoding helix-turn-helix domain-containing protein: MSDTVHSLSTNGLTPKRQIQRWSDALTDLCGQFDVDALEGSSLEGRINFTTVSRLKLCQIEASQHRIAHTISRIKLSEHPYIKIVFQTHGVSHFEQDGLHFDIMPGDCFAYDVSCPHTIISPSLTRHEVVIVPKDLLKERGFQLSKMAPCKLSARNGTGRIAYDFVHAAFGEAPTLTPVNAVGVADALIDLLLLPLRETGAMFDRGSAEATYVRAQGFIREHLRDPDLCIDRISAALGCSKRYLHMLFSDRGMTVSDYIWKARLQNCRQELESQNGKTITDVAFSWGFSSSSHFSRVFRKYFGIAPSSVHKGLHGGLPADVVLE; encoded by the coding sequence ATGTCCGATACAGTCCATTCACTCAGCACGAACGGATTGACGCCCAAGCGGCAGATCCAGCGCTGGTCGGATGCGCTCACTGACCTCTGCGGTCAGTTCGACGTCGACGCGCTCGAGGGGTCCTCGCTCGAGGGCCGGATCAATTTCACGACGGTCTCGCGCTTGAAGCTGTGCCAGATCGAGGCAAGCCAGCACCGGATCGCGCATACCATCTCGCGCATCAAGCTGAGCGAGCATCCCTACATCAAGATCGTCTTCCAGACCCACGGCGTGTCGCATTTCGAGCAGGACGGCTTGCACTTCGACATCATGCCGGGCGACTGCTTCGCCTACGACGTGTCCTGTCCGCATACCATCATCAGCCCGTCCCTGACGCGCCATGAGGTCGTCATCGTTCCAAAGGACCTGCTCAAGGAGCGCGGCTTCCAGCTCTCCAAGATGGCGCCGTGCAAGCTCTCGGCGCGCAACGGCACCGGCCGCATCGCCTATGATTTCGTCCATGCCGCGTTCGGCGAGGCGCCGACGCTGACCCCGGTGAATGCGGTCGGCGTCGCCGATGCGCTGATCGACCTGCTGCTGTTGCCGCTGCGCGAGACCGGCGCCATGTTCGACCGCGGCAGTGCCGAGGCCACCTATGTGCGGGCCCAGGGCTTCATCCGCGAGCATCTGCGCGATCCAGATCTGTGCATCGACCGCATTTCCGCGGCGCTCGGCTGCTCCAAACGGTATCTGCACATGCTGTTCAGCGATCGCGGCATGACGGTCAGCGATTACATCTGGAAGGCCCGGTTGCAGAACTGCCGTCAGGAGCTGGAATCCCAGAACGGCAAGACCATCACCGACGTCGCATTCTCCTGGGGCTTTTCGAGTTCCTCGCATTTCAGCCGCGTGTTCCGAAAGTATTTCGGCATCGCGCCCTCCTCGGTCCACAAGGGTCTGCACGGCGGCCTGCCGGCGGATGTGGTGCTGGAATAG
- a CDS encoding methanol/ethanol family PQQ-dependent dehydrogenase, producing the protein MRKMLYATGLGAMAVFAVGAASANDELHKMSQNPKDWVMPTGDYTNQRYSKLNQINASNVGKLQVAWTFSTGVLRGHEGGPLIIGNMMYVHTPFPNKVYAIDLSKDNQIVWKYEPKQDPNVIPVMCCDTVNRGVAYGDGKIFLHQADTTLVALDAKTGKVEWSVKNGDPSKGSTGTSAPMVIKDKVLIGISGGEFGVQAHMSAYDIKTGKLVWRGFSEGPDDQILVDDKTTELGKPVGKDSSLKTWQGDQWKIGGGATWGWISYDPELNLVYYGSGNPSTWNPKQRPGDNKWSMTIWARNPDTGVAKWVYQMTPHDEWDYDGVNEMILSDQSIDGKARKLLTHFDRNGLGYTLDRATGELLVADKYDPKVNWTSGVDMNKSSPTYGRPKVLDAASTDKAGEDHNVKGICPAALGSKDEQPAAYSPDTQLFYVPTNHVCMDYEPFKVSYTAGQPYVGATLSMYPPPGETNMGNFIAWDGKTGKIVWSNKEQFSVWSGALATGGGVVFYGTLEGYLKAVDAKTGKELYKFKTPSGIIGNVTTYENNGKQYVAVLSGVGGWAGIGLAAGLTDPTAGLGAVGGYAALSNYTALGGTLTVFSLPQQ; encoded by the coding sequence ATGCGCAAGATGCTTTACGCGACCGGTCTTGGGGCAATGGCGGTGTTTGCCGTCGGTGCTGCCAGCGCCAATGACGAACTCCACAAGATGTCGCAGAACCCGAAGGACTGGGTGATGCCGACCGGCGACTACACCAATCAGCGTTACTCGAAGCTGAATCAGATCAACGCCTCGAACGTCGGAAAGTTGCAGGTCGCCTGGACGTTTTCGACCGGCGTGCTGCGCGGCCACGAAGGCGGCCCGCTGATCATCGGCAACATGATGTACGTGCATACCCCGTTCCCCAACAAGGTCTACGCTATTGACCTTTCGAAGGACAACCAGATCGTCTGGAAATACGAGCCGAAGCAGGATCCGAACGTCATTCCGGTGATGTGCTGCGACACGGTCAATCGCGGCGTCGCCTATGGTGACGGCAAGATCTTCCTGCACCAGGCCGACACCACACTGGTCGCGCTCGATGCCAAGACCGGCAAGGTCGAATGGTCGGTGAAGAACGGCGATCCCAGCAAGGGTTCGACCGGCACCTCGGCACCGATGGTGATCAAGGACAAGGTGCTGATCGGCATCTCCGGCGGCGAGTTCGGCGTTCAGGCCCACATGAGCGCCTACGACATCAAGACCGGCAAGCTGGTCTGGCGCGGATTCTCGGAAGGTCCGGATGACCAGATCCTGGTCGACGACAAGACCACGGAACTCGGCAAGCCGGTCGGCAAGGACTCGAGCCTGAAGACGTGGCAAGGCGATCAGTGGAAGATCGGCGGCGGCGCGACCTGGGGCTGGATCTCGTACGATCCCGAACTTAACCTCGTCTACTACGGATCGGGCAACCCCTCGACCTGGAATCCGAAGCAGCGTCCCGGCGACAACAAGTGGTCGATGACGATCTGGGCGCGCAACCCGGATACCGGCGTTGCCAAGTGGGTCTATCAGATGACGCCCCACGACGAATGGGACTATGACGGCGTCAATGAGATGATCCTCTCGGATCAGTCGATCGACGGCAAGGCGCGCAAGCTGCTGACGCACTTCGATCGTAACGGCCTCGGTTATACGCTCGATCGCGCCACCGGCGAACTGCTGGTCGCCGACAAGTATGATCCGAAGGTGAACTGGACCTCCGGCGTCGACATGAACAAGAGCTCGCCGACCTATGGTCGTCCGAAGGTTCTCGACGCAGCGTCGACCGACAAGGCCGGCGAGGACCACAACGTCAAGGGCATCTGCCCGGCGGCGCTGGGTTCGAAGGACGAGCAGCCGGCAGCCTACTCGCCGGACACGCAACTGTTCTACGTGCCGACCAACCACGTCTGCATGGACTACGAGCCGTTCAAGGTGAGCTACACCGCAGGTCAGCCCTATGTCGGCGCGACGCTGTCGATGTATCCGCCTCCCGGTGAGACCAACATGGGCAACTTCATCGCCTGGGACGGCAAGACCGGCAAGATCGTCTGGTCGAACAAGGAGCAGTTCTCGGTCTGGTCCGGTGCGCTCGCGACCGGCGGCGGCGTTGTGTTCTACGGCACGCTGGAAGGCTATCTGAAGGCAGTCGACGCCAAGACGGGCAAGGAGCTCTACAAGTTTAAGACCCCGTCCGGCATCATCGGCAACGTCACCACCTATGAGAACAACGGCAAGCAGTACGTCGCCGTTCTGTCGGGTGTTGGCGGTTGGGCAGGCATCGGCCTCGCGGCCGGTCTGACCGATCCGACGGCCGGTCTCGGTGCAGTCGGCGGCTATGCGGCGCTGAGCAACTACACCGCGCTCGGCGGAACGCTCACCGTGTTCTCGCTGCCGCAGCAGTGA
- a CDS encoding DUF1232 domain-containing protein codes for MLSALKLSSIKAFSSIKAWARNLKRDSVALYFASRDPRVPWYAKALAIAIAAYALSPIDLIPDFIPIIGYLDDLILLPFGIWLAISLIPDDVMAECRANASAVLQRPTSRAGMIAIIVLWIAGALALAWAAFKYWPR; via the coding sequence ATGCTGTCCGCCCTCAAACTCTCCTCGATCAAAGCTTTCTCCTCAATCAAGGCTTGGGCGCGCAACCTCAAACGCGACAGCGTTGCGCTCTATTTCGCATCGCGTGACCCGCGCGTACCGTGGTACGCAAAGGCCCTCGCGATCGCCATCGCAGCCTATGCGCTCTCGCCGATCGACCTAATTCCGGATTTCATCCCGATCATCGGCTATCTCGACGATCTGATCCTGCTGCCGTTTGGCATCTGGCTTGCCATCTCGCTCATTCCAGATGACGTGATGGCGGAATGCCGCGCCAATGCCAGCGCGGTATTGCAGCGCCCGACCAGTCGGGCGGGAATGATCGCAATCATCGTGCTCTGGATCGCCGGCGCATTGGCACTGGCGTGGGCCGCTTTCAAATACTGGCCGCGGTAG
- a CDS encoding c-type cytochrome, methanol metabolism-related, translating to MGGVAFAEAPGDPTAVKSEDGKYLDKDGNPTYKIEADGTVDWYTYSGYRRYHSECHVCHGPDGMGSTYAPALKDSLKSMNYADFLGVVASGRKNVSTSQENVMPAFGDNPNVACYMDDLYVYLRARSNDAVGRVRPAKHEDKSEAYGKAEDACMGHNDKK from the coding sequence ATGGGAGGAGTTGCCTTTGCCGAAGCTCCCGGCGACCCGACAGCGGTCAAATCCGAGGACGGCAAGTATCTCGATAAAGACGGCAACCCGACCTACAAGATTGAGGCTGACGGGACCGTGGATTGGTACACCTACTCCGGATATCGGCGCTACCATTCGGAATGCCACGTTTGCCACGGGCCGGATGGCATGGGTTCGACGTACGCGCCTGCGCTGAAGGACTCGCTGAAGAGCATGAACTATGCCGATTTTCTCGGCGTGGTCGCGAGCGGACGCAAGAACGTCTCGACGTCGCAGGAGAACGTCATGCCCGCGTTCGGCGACAATCCGAACGTTGCTTGCTACATGGACGACCTCTATGTGTACCTGCGCGCTCGTTCCAATGATGCGGTTGGGCGCGTACGGCCGGCCAAGCACGAAGACAAATCGGAAGCCTACGGCAAGGCGGAAGACGCCTGCATGGGCCACAACGACAAGAAGTGA